A stretch of Coccidioides posadasii str. Silveira chromosome 2, complete sequence DNA encodes these proteins:
- a CDS encoding uncharacterized protein (EggNog:ENOG410PPXY~COG:S~TransMembrane:2 (i272-290o296-318i)~BUSCO:11328at33183), translated as MAMRYFKVIKERVPFTKHATKPHNPILTDEEEAFLSQVANSPEKTRVDDGGDAQVALMNGAQNIPLPASPQEEDDLDKEFAFEGSRARTSEEVKGEEKSVASPKKWRRWSWMPGKEVHDKTEKDKAGEEPPVAADDEVKKEEQDISEVLEKLNLAAINNRVFSISDETQELLEKFKLVFRDLVNGVPTAYRDLESLLTNGDKQLQSTFDQLPDFLKKLIEQLPDKVTGKFAPEILAAAAERAAQHGVNVENAGKAAGAAKKMGFKVPSLKELVGKPAAIAGMLRSIMTFLRARFPALMGMNVLWSLALMVLLFVLWYCHKRGREERLEKERISRETSASNLDNTVGPAENLIITSAENAPMEAAETEGEGAQQAQRAPVSSGEGRGPVASLPAFTKKTRRKTVEPYEGT; from the exons ATGGCGATGAGATACTTCAAAGTCATCAAGGAGAGAGTCCCTTTCACCAAGCACGCGACGAAACCACACAATCCAATTTTAActgacgaagaagaagcgtTTCTTAGCCAAGTTGCTAACTCCCCCGAGAAAACCAGGGTGGATGATGGTGGCGACGCGCAGGTCGCGTTGATGAATGGTGCGCAGAATATACCCTTACCGGCGTCTCCGCAGGAAGAGGACGACTTGGACAAAGAGTTTGCGTTCGAAGGGAGTAGGGCGAGAACTTCTGAAGAGGTAAAAGGGGAAGAAAAGTCAGTGGCGTCGCCAAAGAAATGGAGACGTTGGAGTTGGATGCCGGGTAAGGAAGTGCATGATAAGACGGAAAAAGATAAGGCTGGAGAG GAGCCCCCTGTAGCCGCAGACGACGAGGttaagaaagaagagcaagaTATTTCCGAAGTTCTGGAAAAGCTGAATCTCGCTGCGATAAACAACCGAGTGTTTTCGATCAGCGACGAAACTCAAGAGCTGTTGGAAAAATTCAAGCTTGTGTTCAGGGACCTGGTAAACGGCGTCCCGACCGCGTATAGGGATCTGGAGAGCCTCCTTACGAATGGGGACAAACAACTGCAAAGCACGTTTGACCAGCTTCCCGactttttgaagaagttGATCGAACAGCTACCGGATAAAGTGACAGGAAAGTTTGCACCGGAGATATTAGCTGCTGCGGCAGAACGCGCTGCCCAGCATGGGGTCAACGTAGAAAATGCGGGCAAGGCTGCTGGTGCGGCGAAGAAGATGGGGTTCAAGGTGCCCAGCCTCAAGGAGCTTGTGGGAAAGCCGGCTGCGATTGCGGGAATGTTGCGGTCTATTATGACATTTTTGAGGGCCCGATTCCCGGCGCTTATGGGCATGAATGTCCTGTGGTCATTGGCATTGATGG TTCTCCTTTTTGTCCTATGGTACTGTCACAAAAGAGGCCGCGAGGAGCGTCTCGAAAAGGAGCGCATTTCTCGAGAAACATCTGCCTCCAACCTTGACAACACAGTTGGGCCGGCAGAGAACCTCATCATCACTTCTGCAGAGAACGCACCAATGGAAGCCGCTGAAACAGAAGGTGAAGGCGCCCAACAAGCACAGCGGGCCCCGGTATCGTCAGGAGAAGGCAGAGGGCCGGTCGCCTCGCTCCCTGCATTTACCAAGAAAACACGTCGCAAGACAGTTGAGCCGTATGAGGGGACGTAA
- a CDS encoding uncharacterized protein (EggNog:ENOG410PZC5), with protein MIPETGSFRRSHRTKGKVIPEFKAEGRCSAVRKWDPEAEMVYLGARCDPAKLDPYWRAASREAGSERCFIKYSWEKLLYGVGSPIGIFARHRDAFNFEQKIPRTSPRGYQARLAGKEDRKYHIQGIRNESSIMSVPLRHLMAMVDPSAAPLLQSLNEQDLGTMGSFLLTGEYPPVLIECRGGQHPLSTEPPPPGAVTHFLEGLHTQEDYERELIRCEHVYQLAHVLKLPGLKMLVVRKLQFGFPYLDERLVIEVADSIFSSMSWHWKEPYGARYTTEEASDGRYEREREPMRAFLVEYFARKLASVSITESDLFQVLLRKHPALRIGAYLRAAEVGLDQWASSENQVEEEEWNVEASEESDLQSEVPPGALSSRRSPLSSTSV; from the coding sequence ATGATTCCAGAAACCGGGTCCTTTAGAAGATCACATCGCACCAAGGGGAAGGTCATACCGGAATTCAAGGCTGAAGGGCGGTGTAGCGCAGTCCGAAAATGGGACCCGGAGGCAGAGATGGTTTATCTGGGGGCCAGATGCGACCCAGCCAAACTGGACCCTTACTGGAGAGCTGCGAGTCGTGAAGCTGGCTCTGAACGTTGTTTCATCAAATATAGTTGGGAGAAGCTCCTGTACGGCGTGGGCTCCCCAATTGGCATATTTGCCAGACACCGGGACGCCTTCAATTTCGAACAGAAAATTCCTAGAACCAGTCCTCGGGGATACCAGGCTCGCCTGGCTGGGAAGGAGGATCGAAAGTACCACATCCAAGGGATCAGGAACGAGTCAAGCATCATGTCGGTGCCGCTAAGACACCTAATGGCCATGGTGGATCCATCGGCGGCTCCTCTCCTTCAGTCGCTGAATGAGCAAGATCTCGGGACGATGGGCAGCTTTCTTTTGACGGGCGAATATCCCCCCGTCCTCATTGAATGCCGTGGTGGACAGCACCCGCTCTCGACCGAACCACCTCCGCCGGGAGCGGTAACTCACTTTTTGGAAGGGCTGCATACACAGGAAGATTATGAGCGGGAGCTCATCCGATGCGAACATGTCTACCAGCTTGCGCACGTGCTGAAGCTACCAGGGCTCAAAATGCTCGTGGTGCGAAAGCTTCAGTTTGGATTCCCGTACCTAGATGAAAGGCTTGTGATCGAAGTCGCGGACTCGATATTTTCGTCCATGAGCTGGCATTGGAAGGAGCCTTATGGGGCAAGGTACACGACCGAAGAAGCCTCCGACGGTCGATATGAACGCGAAAGGGAGCCGATGCGGGCATTCCTCGTTGAATACTTCGCGCGAAAGCTAGCTTCGGTGTCGATCACCGAGAGTGACCTCTTCCAGGTCTTGCTCAGGAAGCACCCAGCTCTAAGAATCGGCGCATACTTACGAGCTGCAGAGGTGGGCCTGGACCAGTGGGCGAGCTCAGAGAATCAAgtggaagaggaggaatGGAATGTCGAAGCGTCTGAAGAGAGCGATCTCCAATCAGAAGTCCCTCCAGGGGCTTTGAGCTCCAGACGCAGTCCGTTGTCCTCTACTTCCGTATAG
- a CDS encoding uncharacterized protein (EggNog:ENOG410PPYQ~COG:O~BUSCO:14683at33183), whose protein sequence is MGSQKRIAKELGELTKAPPPGIQVSLADEADLYKWEIHMQGPDDSPYKGGTFVLNLVLPPEYPFKPPTVSFTTKIYHPNVTNDGKGTVCLGMLRADEWKPSTKLQSVLEFARQLLSEPMPDDAVEGKIAEQFNHDRKAFDQAAKEWTKKYAKEGKKSFW, encoded by the exons ATGGGGAGCCAGAAACGCATAGCAAAG GAATTGGGCGAACTCACCAAAGCCCCGCCGCCAGGCATACAGGTGTCCCTCGCCGACGAGGCCGACCTGTACAAATGGGAAATTCACATGCAGGGACCCGACGATTCACCGTACAAA GGCGGCACCTTTGTCCTTAACCTCGTTCTCCCGCCCGAATACCCTTTCAAGCCTCCAACTGTCTCCTTCACGACAAAGATCTACCACCCCAACGTAACCAACGACGGAAAGGGAACAGTGTGTCTAGGAATGCTACGCGCCGACGAATGGAAGCCATCGACCAAGCTACAGTCCGTGCTGGAGTTCGCGAGACAGTTGCTCTCGGAGCCGATGCCGGATGATGCAGTGGAGGGAAAGATCGCCGAGCAGTTCAATCACGATAGGAAGGCATTTGATCAGGCAGCCAAGGAGTGGACGAAGAAGTATGCGAAAGAGGGCAAGAAGTCGTTCTGGTGA
- a CDS encoding uncharacterized protein (EggNog:ENOG410PPXY~COG:S~TransMembrane:1 (i292-310o)~BUSCO:11328at33183), with translation MAMRYFKVIKERVPFTKHATKPHNPILTDEEEAFLSQVANSPEKTRVDDGGDAQVALMNGAQNIPLPASPQEEDDLDKEFAFEGSRARTSEEVKGEEKSVASPKKWRRWSWMPGKEVHDKTEKDKAGEEPPVAADDEVKKEEQDISEVLEKLNLAAINNRVFSISDETQELLEKFKLVFRDLVNGVPTAYRDLESLLTNGDKQLQSTFDQLPDFLKKLIEQLPDKVTGKFAPEILAAAAERAAQHGVNVENAGKAAGAAKKMGFKVPSLKELVGKPAAIAGMLRSIMTFLRARFPALMGMNVLWSLALMGE, from the exons ATGGCGATGAGATACTTCAAAGTCATCAAGGAGAGAGTCCCTTTCACCAAGCACGCGACGAAACCACACAATCCAATTTTAActgacgaagaagaagcgtTTCTTAGCCAAGTTGCTAACTCCCCCGAGAAAACCAGGGTGGATGATGGTGGCGACGCGCAGGTCGCGTTGATGAATGGTGCGCAGAATATACCCTTACCGGCGTCTCCGCAGGAAGAGGACGACTTGGACAAAGAGTTTGCGTTCGAAGGGAGTAGGGCGAGAACTTCTGAAGAGGTAAAAGGGGAAGAAAAGTCAGTGGCGTCGCCAAAGAAATGGAGACGTTGGAGTTGGATGCCGGGTAAGGAAGTGCATGATAAGACGGAAAAAGATAAGGCTGGAGAG GAGCCCCCTGTAGCCGCAGACGACGAGGttaagaaagaagagcaagaTATTTCCGAAGTTCTGGAAAAGCTGAATCTCGCTGCGATAAACAACCGAGTGTTTTCGATCAGCGACGAAACTCAAGAGCTGTTGGAAAAATTCAAGCTTGTGTTCAGGGACCTGGTAAACGGCGTCCCGACCGCGTATAGGGATCTGGAGAGCCTCCTTACGAATGGGGACAAACAACTGCAAAGCACGTTTGACCAGCTTCCCGactttttgaagaagttGATCGAACAGCTACCGGATAAAGTGACAGGAAAGTTTGCACCGGAGATATTAGCTGCTGCGGCAGAACGCGCTGCCCAGCATGGGGTCAACGTAGAAAATGCGGGCAAGGCTGCTGGTGCGGCGAAGAAGATGGGGTTCAAGGTGCCCAGCCTCAAGGAGCTTGTGGGAAAGCCGGCTGCGATTGCGGGAATGTTGCGGTCTATTATGACATTTTTGAGGGCCCGATTCCCGGCGCTTATGGGCATGAATGTCCTGTGGTCATTGGCATTGATGGGTGAGTGA
- a CDS encoding uncharacterized protein (EggNog:ENOG410PKSM~COG:S), whose translation MFKRSFSSKDRVGKSARPIKKTYRDQTKARVQEKLDSPPAGSNLTSPIVTLVVGRDQRLFAAHEDVLSLSPFFSAALKDQILDGSSKQIDLPDEEPEILSCVLEYLYKGDYYPRLLHSKRRNSWYLEDAQGPHKTGGRGSSESVVFHSGVGNYVLRDTAIYCAAEKYGLDELKSLALKKQGLQTGIPVDVILRSARYAYDNTPDTESRLRAHFLALIIRSRKTFKRSGTMQMEMETGGKLFFDLFVAMCNHIDDIVEISRSPKVI comes from the exons ATGTTCAAACGCTCCTTTTCATCAAAGGATCGAGTGGGCAAGTCGGCCAGACCCATCAAAAAGACGTATCGCGACCAAACAAAGGCCAGAGTGCAGGAGAAATTGGACAGCCCGCCAGCGGGGAG CAACCTCACCAGCCCTATCGTGACATTGGTCGTAGGTCGAGATCAGCGGCTTTTTGCTGCACATGAGGATGTCCTGTCGctctctcctttcttttcggCTGCTTTGAAGGATCAAATTCTTGATGGCAGCTCGAAACAGATTGATCTGCCTGACGA AGAACCCGAAATTCTATCCTGCGTTCTCGAATACCTTTACAAGGGTGACTACTATCCACGCTTGCTGCACAGTAAGCGCCGTAACTCTTGGTACCTCGAGGACGCTCAGGGGCCCCATAAAACCGGTGGCCGAGGCTCAAGTGAATCGGTCGTTTTCCATTCCGGCGTGGGCAACTATGTCCTTCGGGACACCGCCATATACTGTGCCGCTGAGAAGTATGGCTTGGATGAGTTGAAGAGCCTAGCTCTTAAAAAGCAGGGCCTCCAAACCGGAATCCCAGTCGATGTGATACTTCGATCGGCTCGGTATGCGTACGACAATACGCCAGATACGGAGTCTCGTCTCCGAGCTCATTTCCTAGCCCTGATCATTCGAAGTCGCAAGACTTTCAAGAGAAGTGGAACAATGCAGATGGAGATGGAAACAGGTGGCAAACTGTTTTTCGATCTGTTTGTAGCGATGTGCAATCACATCGATGACATCGTGGAGATCAG TCGCTCTCCCAAGGTCATCTAA
- the SEC11 gene encoding Signal peptidase complex catalytic subunit (EggNog:ENOG410PJU3~COG:O~TransMembrane:1 (o15-33i)~MEROPS:MER0000602~BUSCO:14008at33183), translated as MLAGLSPHLSNLRRSLTQVLNFALVLSTAFMMWKGLSIYTNSSSPIVVVLSGSMEPAFQRGDLLFLWNRSPRAEVGEIVVYNVRGKDIPIVHRVVRAFGDDEKSPKETNGQKKKKVMSSGKKDSIAAGALHSDSALVSHRILTKGDNNIADDTELYAQGQDYLDRKLDLVGSVRGYIPAVGYVTIMLSEHPWLKTVLLGIMGAMVILQRE; from the exons ATGTTGGCCGGCCTCTCCCCACACCTCTCCAACCTCCGGCGGAGCCTCACGCAGGTGCTCAACTTCGCCCTCGTGCTCTCCACCGCCTTTATGATGTGGAAGGGCCTCTCGATCTACACCAACTCCTCGTCGCCCATCGTCGTGGTGCTTTCCGGTAGCATGGAGCCCGCGTTCCAGAGAGGTGACTTGCTGTTCCTGTGGAATCGGAGCCCGCGGGCGGAGGTGGGGGAGATCGTGGTGTATAATGTGAGGGGAAAGGATATTCCGATTGTGCATCGGGTCGTGAGGGCGTTTGGGGACGACGAGAAGAGTCCGAAGGAGACGAACggacagaagaagaagaaggtgATGAGCTCGGGCAAGAAGGACAGTATTGCGGCTGG GGCTCTTCACTCAGATTCGGCGCTCGTTTCTCATAGGATTCTCACCAAGGGCGACAATAATATTGCTGATGATACGGAGCTATATGCTCAAGGGCAGGATTATCTTGACCGGAAACTGGACTTGGTGGGCAGTGTACGCGGGTATATTCCCGCAGTTGGATATGTGACGATTATGCTGAGCGAGCATCCATGGCTGAAGACCGTGTTACTGGGGATTATGGGCGCGATGGTCATTTTACAGCGAGAATAG